A single window of Narcine bancroftii isolate sNarBan1 chromosome 13, sNarBan1.hap1, whole genome shotgun sequence DNA harbors:
- the LOC138749041 gene encoding sprouty-related, EVH1 domain-containing protein 2-like isoform X2, which yields MPGASMDPDDGGRVRAVVMTRDDSSGGWVPLGGAGLSHITVCRSVRPDSSQQDTFLIHGERLHDQAVILECRLESNLVYNKVNPIFHHWKVDNDKFGLTFQSPADAVNFERSIHRAIEEMARGSLTSSTTCQGTADAAEGGSAIHTDSRLPSNSRREVLLTHITVVTRESSSRFGISTPLSDEIGLPQTEASTSHTQVQSRTSREEEELEAINPCKDLLVAKGYEDYRRAAEQGHREGPAEIPLQEPRGAMPLQLKKARESCGPTRCIYCRGVFGARENGRGKCQDAPDPLQRCLHQLSCMWCADSLLYHCMSDAEGNYTEPCSCDTNNPHFCARWVALALLSLVVPCMCCYLPLQACHRCGQCWGCCGGRHKAVG from the exons ATGCCCGGCGCCAGCATGGACCCGGA TGATGGGGGGCGGGTGCGAGCAGTGGTGATGACGAGGGATGACTCCAGTGGAGGCTGGGTGCCTCTGGGAGGGGCTGGCCTGAGCCACATTACCGTGTGCCGGTCAGTGCGGCCGGATTCCAGCCAGCAGGACACCTTCCTGATCCACGGGGAACGGCTCCATGATCAAGCG GTGATCTTGGAATGCCGACTCGAGAGCAACCTTGTGTACAACAAAGTGAACCCCATCTTCCACCACTGGAAAGTGGACAACGACAAGTTTGGCCTGACCTTCCAGAGTCCCGCCGATGCAGTCAACTTCGAGAGGAGCATCCATAGGGCCATCGAGGAAATGGCCAGAG GATCTCTGACCTCCTCGACCACATGCCAGGGCACGGCAGATGCTGCGGAAGGCGGAAGTGCG ATCCACACGGATAGCAGATTGCCCTCCAACAGCAGGAGGGAGGTGCTCCTTACGCACATCACTGTAGTCACCAGGGAATCGTCTTCAAGGTTTGGCATTAGCACTCCCCTCTCCGATGAAATCGGCCTCCCACAGACTGAGGCATCCACGTCCCACACCCAG gTCCAGAGCAGGACGTCACGTGAGGAAGAGGAGCTGGAGGCTATCAATCCGTGCAAGGACCTGTTGGTGGCCAAGGGCTATGAGGACTACCGGAGAGCTGCAGAGCAGGGTCACAGAGAGGGGCCAGCAGAGATCCCTCTCCAGGAGCCCCGGGGTGCCATGCCACTGCAGCTGAAGAAGGCCCGGGAGTCGTGCGGTCCAACCCGGTGTATCTACTGCCGAGGTGTGTTCGGTGCCCGGGAGAATGGGCGGGGGAAATGCCAGGATGCCCCTGACCCCCTGCAACGATGCCTGCACCAACTTAGCTGCATGTGGTGCGCCGACTCACTGCTCTACCACTGTATGTCGGACGCCGAGGGCAACTACACCGAGCCCTGCTCCTGCGACACCAACAACCCCCACTTCTGTGCCCGCTGGGTGGCCCTGGCCCTCCTCTCCCTCGTTGTGCCCTGCATGTGCTGCTACCTGCCACTGCAAGCCTGCCACCGGTGCGGTCAGTGCTGGGGTTGCTGCGGGGGCCGACACAAGGCAGTGGGGTGA
- the LOC138749041 gene encoding sprouty-related, EVH1 domain-containing protein 2-like isoform X1 → MDQLMIGTDSMSLILLLDLVISLCSLSLSSLLLPFPSPTHDAVFLCSDGGRVRAVVMTRDDSSGGWVPLGGAGLSHITVCRSVRPDSSQQDTFLIHGERLHDQAVILECRLESNLVYNKVNPIFHHWKVDNDKFGLTFQSPADAVNFERSIHRAIEEMARGSLTSSTTCQGTADAAEGGSAIHTDSRLPSNSRREVLLTHITVVTRESSSRFGISTPLSDEIGLPQTEASTSHTQVQSRTSREEEELEAINPCKDLLVAKGYEDYRRAAEQGHREGPAEIPLQEPRGAMPLQLKKARESCGPTRCIYCRGVFGARENGRGKCQDAPDPLQRCLHQLSCMWCADSLLYHCMSDAEGNYTEPCSCDTNNPHFCARWVALALLSLVVPCMCCYLPLQACHRCGQCWGCCGGRHKAVG, encoded by the exons atggatcagctcatgattgggaCAGACTCAATGAGTCTAATTCTGCTCCTGGATCTTGTGATCTCCCTCTGttccctctctctgtcctctcttctcctccccttcccctccccgacTCACGACGCTGTGTTTCTGTGCAGTGATGGGGGGCGGGTGCGAGCAGTGGTGATGACGAGGGATGACTCCAGTGGAGGCTGGGTGCCTCTGGGAGGGGCTGGCCTGAGCCACATTACCGTGTGCCGGTCAGTGCGGCCGGATTCCAGCCAGCAGGACACCTTCCTGATCCACGGGGAACGGCTCCATGATCAAGCG GTGATCTTGGAATGCCGACTCGAGAGCAACCTTGTGTACAACAAAGTGAACCCCATCTTCCACCACTGGAAAGTGGACAACGACAAGTTTGGCCTGACCTTCCAGAGTCCCGCCGATGCAGTCAACTTCGAGAGGAGCATCCATAGGGCCATCGAGGAAATGGCCAGAG GATCTCTGACCTCCTCGACCACATGCCAGGGCACGGCAGATGCTGCGGAAGGCGGAAGTGCG ATCCACACGGATAGCAGATTGCCCTCCAACAGCAGGAGGGAGGTGCTCCTTACGCACATCACTGTAGTCACCAGGGAATCGTCTTCAAGGTTTGGCATTAGCACTCCCCTCTCCGATGAAATCGGCCTCCCACAGACTGAGGCATCCACGTCCCACACCCAG gTCCAGAGCAGGACGTCACGTGAGGAAGAGGAGCTGGAGGCTATCAATCCGTGCAAGGACCTGTTGGTGGCCAAGGGCTATGAGGACTACCGGAGAGCTGCAGAGCAGGGTCACAGAGAGGGGCCAGCAGAGATCCCTCTCCAGGAGCCCCGGGGTGCCATGCCACTGCAGCTGAAGAAGGCCCGGGAGTCGTGCGGTCCAACCCGGTGTATCTACTGCCGAGGTGTGTTCGGTGCCCGGGAGAATGGGCGGGGGAAATGCCAGGATGCCCCTGACCCCCTGCAACGATGCCTGCACCAACTTAGCTGCATGTGGTGCGCCGACTCACTGCTCTACCACTGTATGTCGGACGCCGAGGGCAACTACACCGAGCCCTGCTCCTGCGACACCAACAACCCCCACTTCTGTGCCCGCTGGGTGGCCCTGGCCCTCCTCTCCCTCGTTGTGCCCTGCATGTGCTGCTACCTGCCACTGCAAGCCTGCCACCGGTGCGGTCAGTGCTGGGGTTGCTGCGGGGGCCGACACAAGGCAGTGGGGTGA